One window of the Devosia sp. 2618 genome contains the following:
- a CDS encoding ABC transporter ATP-binding protein, producing MSRKKLDFRADAFRDVLGFTFRHWAKQPLRATFIALLVLGATLAEAFSPVFAGRLVDAVASGTGNDNASWIPAVTAFWTMAGLYLVSVILRQFVFFNLITFTLQIMNDVIANAFHRVQRFSTDWHANSFAGSTVRKITRGSSAIDLLNDTLLVALLPSLVMLVGATVILGAFWPVMGLVVGIGSLIYVVLTVWLSVGFVAPAGALANAWDTKMGGALADAVSCNSVVKAFGAEMREESILGRVVAKWRKRTRRVWQRGTLNGGAQGLMMAIMQTAILGTALLLWQQGAATPGDITFVLTMFFVLQGHLRDVGQHIRNLQRSVNDMEELVALDRQPFGIADKPGATNIVIDKGEIAFDNVTFQYGLHRTPLYRDFSVRIAPGERVGLVGHSGSGKTTFVKLIQRLYDINEGAITVDGQNIADVKQSDLRGQIAIVQQEPILFHRTLAENIAYARPGATRAEIELAASQANAHDFIQSLPKGYETMVGERGVKLSGGERQRVAIARAFLADARVLILDEATSSLDSESEVQIQEAMERLMVGRTTLVIAHRLSTVRALDRLLVFDKGRIVEEGDHAELIRLNGGIYRRLFERQALELTKGLVA from the coding sequence ATGAGTCGCAAGAAACTCGATTTCCGTGCCGATGCCTTCCGTGATGTGCTCGGCTTCACCTTCCGCCACTGGGCCAAACAGCCTCTTCGCGCCACATTCATTGCCCTGCTGGTGCTGGGTGCAACGCTGGCCGAGGCGTTCAGCCCGGTCTTTGCCGGTCGTCTTGTCGATGCCGTCGCCTCGGGCACTGGCAATGACAATGCGTCCTGGATTCCAGCCGTCACCGCCTTTTGGACCATGGCGGGGCTTTACCTTGTCTCGGTGATCCTGCGTCAGTTTGTATTTTTCAACCTGATCACCTTCACGCTGCAGATCATGAACGACGTGATCGCCAACGCTTTCCATCGCGTGCAGCGCTTCTCGACCGATTGGCATGCCAACAGCTTTGCTGGTTCCACCGTCCGCAAGATCACGCGTGGCTCGAGCGCCATCGATCTTCTGAACGACACACTGCTGGTGGCGCTGCTGCCGTCGCTGGTCATGCTAGTCGGCGCGACCGTTATTCTCGGCGCATTCTGGCCGGTCATGGGTCTGGTCGTCGGCATCGGTTCGCTGATCTATGTTGTCCTGACGGTCTGGCTGTCGGTTGGCTTCGTTGCGCCTGCCGGTGCGTTGGCCAATGCCTGGGACACCAAGATGGGTGGCGCGCTGGCCGATGCGGTCAGCTGCAATTCGGTGGTCAAGGCCTTCGGCGCCGAAATGCGCGAGGAATCCATCCTTGGTCGTGTCGTCGCCAAATGGCGCAAGCGCACCCGCCGTGTCTGGCAGCGTGGCACGCTCAACGGCGGCGCGCAGGGCCTGATGATGGCTATCATGCAGACCGCTATTCTGGGTACCGCCTTGCTGCTGTGGCAGCAGGGTGCTGCAACGCCGGGCGACATCACCTTTGTTCTGACCATGTTCTTCGTCCTGCAAGGTCACCTGCGCGACGTCGGTCAGCACATCCGCAATCTGCAGCGCTCGGTCAACGACATGGAAGAACTGGTGGCGCTTGATCGTCAGCCGTTCGGCATTGCCGACAAGCCAGGCGCGACCAACATTGTCATCGACAAGGGCGAAATCGCCTTCGACAACGTCACCTTCCAGTATGGTTTGCACCGGACCCCGCTGTATCGCGATTTTTCGGTGCGCATTGCGCCGGGCGAACGCGTCGGTCTGGTTGGCCATTCCGGCTCGGGCAAGACCACGTTCGTCAAGCTAATCCAGCGGCTCTATGACATCAATGAGGGCGCCATCACTGTCGACGGCCAGAACATCGCCGATGTGAAGCAGTCCGATTTGCGTGGCCAGATCGCCATCGTGCAGCAGGAGCCAATCCTGTTCCACCGAACGCTAGCCGAAAACATCGCCTATGCCCGCCCCGGCGCCACCCGCGCCGAGATTGAGCTTGCGGCAAGTCAGGCCAATGCGCACGACTTCATCCAAAGCCTGCCCAAGGGCTATGAGACCATGGTTGGTGAGCGTGGCGTGAAACTGTCCGGTGGCGAGCGCCAGCGTGTCGCCATCGCTCGCGCGTTCCTGGCCGATGCTCGGGTGTTGATCCTCGACGAGGCAACATCGAGCCTCGACAGCGAAAGCGAAGTGCAGATCCAGGAGGCGATGGAACGCCTGATGGTTGGCCGCACCACGCTGGTCATTGCGCACCGTCTGTCGACCGTCCGCGCGCTTGACCGCCTGCTGGTGTTCGACAAGGGCCGCATTGTTGAGGAAGGCGATCACGCCGAACTCATCCGGCTCAATGGCGGTATCTATCGCCGCCTGTTCGAGCGCCAGGCACTAGAGCTTACCAAGGGCCTTGTCGCCTGA
- a CDS encoding aminopeptidase, with protein MTIDPVKLDKLAQVAIKVGLQLAEGQDLVMTAPMTAAPLVRRITEHAYKAGAGVVTTIYSDEESTLARYKHANDASFDKAAGWLYSGMAEAFKNNAARLAIAGDNPMMLAGQDPDKVTRAMRANSAAYKPALQLITGFDINWNIVSYPSAAWAKLVFPNDSEDVAVTKLADAIFKASRVDQDDPIAAWKDHNANLKKRWTWLNGKAFSALKYTGPGTDLTVGLADGHRWKGGASEAKNGITCNPNIPTEEVFTTPHKLRVEGYVAGTKPLSHNGALIEDMQARFEGGRLVEFKASKNQDLFNKVLDTDEGGRHLGEVALVPHSSPISASGVLFFNTLYDENASCHIAQGQCYSDCFVNGKDLTQEQIAAQGGNTSNIHIDWMIGSDKIDIDGINADGSAEPVMRGGEWAN; from the coding sequence ATGACTATTGATCCCGTCAAGCTCGACAAACTCGCCCAGGTCGCCATCAAGGTTGGCCTGCAACTGGCTGAAGGCCAGGACCTGGTGATGACCGCGCCGATGACCGCCGCTCCGCTGGTTCGCCGCATCACCGAACATGCCTACAAGGCTGGTGCGGGTGTCGTGACCACGATCTATTCCGACGAGGAATCCACCCTCGCCCGCTACAAGCACGCCAATGACGCCAGCTTCGACAAGGCGGCAGGCTGGCTCTATTCGGGTATGGCCGAGGCGTTCAAGAACAACGCGGCCCGCCTCGCCATTGCCGGCGACAACCCAATGATGCTGGCCGGGCAAGACCCTGACAAGGTGACCCGCGCCATGCGCGCCAATTCAGCAGCGTACAAGCCTGCGCTACAGCTGATCACCGGCTTTGACATCAACTGGAACATCGTTTCCTACCCAAGCGCTGCCTGGGCCAAGCTGGTGTTCCCGAACGACAGCGAAGACGTAGCGGTCACCAAACTGGCCGACGCGATCTTTAAGGCGTCGCGCGTCGATCAGGACGATCCGATTGCGGCCTGGAAGGATCACAATGCCAACCTCAAGAAGCGCTGGACCTGGCTTAACGGCAAAGCTTTCTCGGCGCTGAAATATACCGGACCAGGCACCGACCTCACGGTAGGTCTGGCCGATGGCCATCGCTGGAAGGGCGGCGCGTCGGAAGCCAAGAACGGCATCACCTGCAACCCCAATATTCCGACCGAAGAAGTGTTCACCACGCCGCACAAGCTGCGCGTGGAGGGCTATGTGGCTGGCACCAAGCCGCTCAGCCACAATGGCGCGCTGATCGAGGACATGCAGGCGCGTTTTGAAGGCGGCCGTCTCGTCGAATTCAAGGCATCCAAGAACCAGGACCTGTTCAACAAGGTGCTCGACACCGACGAAGGTGGCCGTCACCTCGGCGAAGTGGCCCTCGTGCCGCATTCCTCGCCGATTTCGGCTTCGGGCGTACTGTTCTTCAACACGCTCTATGACGAAAACGCTTCGTGCCACATCGCGCAGGGCCAGTGCTATTCGGACTGCTTTGTGAACGGCAAGGACCTGACCCAGGAACAGATCGCGGCACAGGGTGGCAATACGTCCAACATCCACATCGACTGGATGATCGGCAGCGACAAGATCGACATCGACGGCATCAATGCCGACGGCAGCGCCGAACCGGTGATGCGCGGCGGCGAGTGGGCCAACTAG
- a CDS encoding GGDEF domain-containing protein codes for MTTSQTPRSSKLSQLYKAGLDAMISMGIVRAVILATAASTLLSVVVCGLAIYVSMPYVPPIEWLPFAVVTPAVVSPLVSWAIFTMAYELAETRAALANTAATDPLTGVGNRRRFYEGTDRDLARSRRDGSPISIVMMDIDHFKRLNDQFGHEKGDAALVAVAETCSARLRETDLFCRWGGEEFIALLPLCSLADAIRLADALRAGVEAIRLKGVSTGLTISLGVAEIGPKESLSEAIARADELLYQAKAAGRNIVRPAFNRAA; via the coding sequence ATGACCACGAGCCAGACGCCGCGCAGCAGTAAACTAAGCCAGCTTTACAAAGCGGGCCTCGACGCCATGATATCGATGGGCATTGTGCGGGCGGTGATCCTTGCCACAGCTGCCTCGACATTGCTGTCAGTGGTGGTCTGCGGCTTGGCAATATATGTCTCCATGCCATATGTGCCGCCTATCGAGTGGTTGCCGTTTGCCGTTGTGACGCCTGCCGTGGTGTCTCCGCTTGTGAGCTGGGCCATCTTCACCATGGCTTATGAACTGGCGGAAACCCGCGCAGCGCTTGCCAATACCGCGGCGACCGATCCGCTGACCGGCGTCGGCAATCGCCGGCGGTTCTACGAGGGCACCGATCGTGACCTGGCTCGCTCGCGGCGCGATGGTTCGCCCATCTCCATCGTGATGATGGATATCGACCATTTCAAACGCCTCAACGACCAATTCGGCCATGAAAAGGGCGATGCCGCGCTGGTGGCGGTAGCGGAAACCTGCAGCGCTCGGTTACGCGAGACGGACCTGTTCTGCCGTTGGGGCGGTGAGGAATTTATTGCGCTGCTACCGCTTTGCAGTCTGGCTGATGCCATCCGGCTGGCCGACGCACTTCGCGCAGGCGTCGAAGCGATCCGTCTCAAGGGTGTATCGACCGGGCTCACCATCAGCCTGGGCGTCGCCGAGATCGGACCCAAAGAGTCTTTGTCCGAAGCGATCGCGCGGGCCGACGAACTGCTTTATCAGGCTAAGGCGGCCGGCCGCAACATTGTCCGGCCGGCCTTCAATAGGGCTGCCTAA
- a CDS encoding L-fuconate dehydratase: MTKITTLSTHDLRFPTSASLDGSDAMNPDPDYSAAYVILGTDGAHEGHGLTFSIGRGNEVVVAAIKALESRVIGLELSWIAENPGRFWRHVTGDSQLRWIGPDKGAMHLATGAVVNAVWDLLAKDAGKPVWQLVADMTPEQLVSIIDFRYLTDAITPDEALAIFKKAEAGKAERIATLQAEGYQCYTTSAGWLGYSNEKLTRLATEAVAEGFQHIKMKVGRDLDDDIRRLEIVRSIMGPDRYLMIDANQVWEVDQAIDWVKELSRFNPYFIEEPTSPDDVSGHKAIRQAVAPVKVATGEMCQNRILFKQFIKDGAIDIVQIDACRIGGLNEVLSVLLMATKYDLPVWPHAGGVGLCEYVQHLSMIDYLVVSGTKEGRVIEYVDHLHEHFIEPCDIRNAAYMPPKLPGFSIQMKRESITANEFKG, translated from the coding sequence ATGACCAAGATCACCACCCTTTCCACCCACGACCTGCGTTTCCCCACCTCCGCCTCGCTCGATGGGTCGGACGCGATGAACCCGGATCCCGATTACTCGGCGGCCTATGTGATCCTCGGCACCGACGGTGCGCATGAAGGCCACGGGCTGACCTTCTCCATCGGGCGCGGCAATGAAGTTGTGGTTGCGGCGATCAAGGCGCTGGAAAGCCGAGTGATTGGTCTTGAACTCAGCTGGATTGCCGAGAACCCGGGCCGCTTCTGGCGACATGTAACGGGCGACAGCCAGTTGCGCTGGATCGGCCCAGACAAGGGCGCGATGCATCTGGCAACCGGCGCTGTAGTCAATGCCGTCTGGGACTTGCTCGCCAAGGATGCCGGCAAGCCGGTTTGGCAACTCGTCGCCGACATGACGCCCGAGCAACTCGTCTCGATCATCGACTTCCGTTACCTCACCGACGCGATCACGCCCGATGAGGCATTGGCGATCTTCAAAAAGGCCGAAGCGGGCAAGGCTGAGCGCATCGCAACGCTGCAGGCCGAAGGTTATCAGTGCTATACGACCTCGGCCGGCTGGCTGGGCTATTCCAACGAGAAGCTGACGCGCCTCGCCACAGAAGCGGTCGCCGAAGGCTTCCAGCACATCAAGATGAAGGTCGGTCGCGATCTCGACGACGACATCCGTCGTCTCGAAATCGTCCGCTCCATCATGGGGCCTGACCGCTATCTGATGATTGATGCCAATCAGGTCTGGGAAGTCGATCAGGCCATCGATTGGGTCAAGGAACTCAGCCGCTTCAACCCATACTTCATCGAAGAGCCAACCAGCCCTGATGACGTTTCAGGCCATAAGGCGATCCGCCAGGCCGTTGCGCCGGTCAAGGTGGCAACGGGCGAAATGTGCCAGAACCGTATCCTGTTCAAGCAGTTCATCAAGGACGGCGCCATCGACATCGTCCAGATCGATGCTTGCCGCATTGGCGGCCTGAACGAAGTGCTGTCGGTTCTACTGATGGCGACGAAATACGACCTGCCGGTCTGGCCGCATGCTGGTGGCGTGGGCCTCTGCGAATATGTGCAGCATCTGTCGATGATCGACTATTTGGTCGTCTCTGGCACCAAGGAAGGCCGCGTGATCGAATATGTCGATCACCTGCACGAGCACTTTATCGAGCCTTGCGACATCCGCAACGCAGCCTACATGCCGCCAAAGCTGCCTGGCTTCTCGATACAGATGAAGCGTGAATCCATCACGGCCAACGAGTTTAAGGGTTAG
- a CDS encoding SDR family oxidoreductase has protein sequence MSDLTGKIVLITAAAQGIGRASVEAFVKAGAKVIATDVNAAKLAELDGVPGVTTRLLDVLSADAVKTAVAEIGRIDVLFNCAGVVHSGTVLEMSDKDLDFALDLNVRAQIRTIQAVLPQMIERQDGAIINMATVASSVKSVPNRAAYSISKAAVVGLTKSVAADYVTQNIRVNAICPGTVESPSLHERWHATGDFEAAKKAFIARQPIGRIARPDEVADLAVYLAGATYTTGQVQIIDGGWTA, from the coding sequence ATGTCTGACCTCACCGGCAAAATCGTTCTCATCACCGCCGCCGCACAGGGCATTGGCCGCGCCTCGGTTGAAGCCTTCGTCAAGGCGGGCGCCAAGGTGATCGCGACTGACGTTAATGCAGCCAAGCTTGCGGAACTCGATGGCGTTCCGGGTGTCACAACCCGCCTGCTAGACGTTTTGTCGGCTGATGCGGTCAAGACTGCCGTTGCCGAGATCGGCCGGATCGATGTCTTGTTCAACTGCGCAGGCGTGGTCCATTCCGGCACCGTGCTTGAAATGAGCGATAAGGACCTCGATTTCGCACTGGACCTGAATGTACGCGCCCAGATCCGAACCATTCAGGCTGTGCTGCCGCAGATGATCGAACGCCAGGACGGCGCCATCATCAACATGGCCACAGTCGCCAGTTCGGTCAAAAGCGTGCCAAACCGCGCCGCCTACTCCATCTCCAAGGCTGCCGTCGTCGGCCTCACCAAGTCGGTTGCTGCCGACTATGTGACGCAGAACATTCGCGTCAACGCCATCTGCCCCGGCACGGTGGAAAGCCCAAGCCTGCATGAGCGCTGGCACGCCACCGGCGACTTTGAAGCCGCCAAAAAGGCCTTCATCGCCCGCCAGCCGATCGGCCGCATCGCGCGTCCCGACGAAGTCGCCGACCTCGCAGTTTATCTGGCGGGAGCAACCTACACGACCGGACAGGTCCAGATCATTGATGGCGGCTGGACGGCCTGA
- a CDS encoding ABC transporter substrate-binding protein, with protein MFTRRTLLGALSAISLLAATGFATAQEKYDIALISKGFQHQFWQAVKAGADKAAAELGVTVTFEGPDNETQVDRQIDMLAAALARKPSAIGFAALDSQAAIPLLEQAKAANIPVIAFDSGVDSDIPLTTATTDNVAAAALAADKMAELIGGSGKVAVVAHDQTSRTGIDRVDGFVNRIKEAYPNIEVVTVQYGGGDQLQSTEITKSILLATPDLKGIFGANEGSAIGVANGKTELNSDVVVIGFDSGAAQKAMVASGVMAGAITQNPVGIGYETVSAAVKALKGETLPPIIDTGFYFYDAKNMNDADIAAVLYD; from the coding sequence ATGTTCACCAGACGCACCCTGCTCGGCGCCCTTAGCGCCATTTCGCTCCTGGCCGCGACCGGTTTCGCCACCGCCCAGGAAAAGTACGACATCGCGCTGATCTCCAAAGGCTTCCAGCACCAGTTCTGGCAGGCTGTGAAGGCCGGTGCCGACAAGGCCGCAGCTGAACTCGGCGTCACGGTGACCTTCGAAGGTCCAGACAATGAGACCCAGGTCGACCGTCAGATCGATATGCTGGCCGCAGCTCTTGCCCGTAAGCCAAGCGCCATCGGTTTTGCCGCGCTCGACAGCCAGGCTGCTATCCCGCTGCTGGAACAGGCCAAGGCCGCCAACATTCCGGTCATCGCTTTTGACTCCGGCGTCGACAGCGACATCCCGTTGACCACCGCCACCACCGACAACGTCGCGGCTGCCGCACTGGCCGCCGACAAGATGGCCGAACTCATCGGCGGTTCGGGCAAGGTTGCCGTCGTCGCCCACGACCAGACCAGCCGCACCGGCATTGATCGCGTTGACGGGTTCGTCAACCGCATCAAGGAAGCCTATCCCAACATCGAAGTGGTGACCGTCCAGTACGGTGGCGGCGACCAACTGCAGTCGACTGAAATCACCAAGTCGATCCTGCTTGCAACCCCTGACCTCAAGGGCATTTTCGGCGCCAACGAAGGTTCCGCCATTGGTGTGGCCAATGGCAAGACGGAGCTGAACAGCGACGTCGTGGTTATCGGCTTCGACTCCGGTGCAGCCCAGAAGGCCATGGTTGCAAGTGGCGTCATGGCCGGCGCCATTACCCAGAACCCGGTTGGCATCGGCTACGAAACCGTCTCGGCTGCCGTCAAGGCGCTGAAGGGCGAAACCCTGCCTCCAATCATCGACACTGGCTTCTACTTCTACGACGCCAAGAACATGAACGACGCCGACATCGCGGCGGTTCTCTACGACTAA
- a CDS encoding ABC transporter permease — translation MTDTAAPATKSGGIKISGAFHRLLAFSGLIALVVVFSLASPNFMQTQNILAILQATSVNGVLAIAATLVIITGGIDLSVGTLMTFCAVITGVVLTYLGLPLPLGVLASILAGTACGLVSGTIIAKLKVPPFIATLGMMMVLKGLSLVISGTKPIYFNGTPGFNQIALGSIVGNVFPAVPIPNGVLILFAVAIIAAFVLSKTALGRYTFALGSNEEAVRLSGVNVDRWKIAVYATAGAICGVAGLLIASRLNSAQPALGQGYELDAIAAVVIGGTSLSGGRGTILGTLIGALIIAVLASGLRILLVPQEWQTVVTGSIIILAVYADILRRRTL, via the coding sequence ATGACCGACACTGCAGCCCCCGCAACCAAGTCTGGCGGCATCAAGATTTCGGGCGCCTTCCATCGGCTGCTGGCCTTTTCCGGCCTGATCGCGCTGGTCGTGGTGTTCTCGCTGGCCTCGCCTAACTTCATGCAGACCCAGAACATTCTGGCTATTCTGCAGGCCACCTCGGTCAATGGCGTGCTGGCGATTGCCGCGACCCTGGTGATCATCACCGGCGGCATCGATCTGTCGGTCGGCACGCTGATGACCTTCTGCGCCGTGATCACCGGTGTGGTGCTGACCTATCTCGGTCTGCCGCTACCACTGGGTGTGCTGGCCTCGATCCTCGCCGGCACCGCCTGTGGCCTGGTCTCGGGCACCATCATTGCCAAGCTCAAGGTGCCACCCTTCATTGCCACGCTGGGCATGATGATGGTGCTCAAGGGCCTGTCGCTGGTGATCTCGGGCACCAAGCCGATCTACTTTAACGGCACGCCGGGCTTTAACCAGATCGCGCTCGGTTCGATCGTCGGCAATGTCTTCCCGGCTGTTCCCATCCCCAATGGCGTGTTGATCCTGTTCGCTGTCGCCATTATTGCCGCCTTCGTTCTGAGCAAGACGGCACTGGGTCGCTATACCTTCGCGCTCGGCAGCAATGAAGAAGCCGTGCGGCTCTCGGGCGTCAATGTCGATCGCTGGAAGATCGCGGTTTACGCGACCGCCGGCGCCATCTGCGGTGTTGCAGGTCTCTTGATCGCCTCGCGCCTCAATTCGGCGCAGCCAGCCCTCGGGCAGGGCTATGAGCTTGATGCCATCGCGGCCGTGGTCATTGGCGGCACCTCGCTCAGTGGCGGTCGCGGCACCATCCTTGGCACGCTGATTGGCGCGCTGATCATCGCCGTGCTGGCCAGTGGCCTGCGCATCCTTTTGGTCCCCCAGGAATGGCAGACGGTGGTCACCGGCTCGATCATCATCCTGGCGGTCTATGCCGATATCCTGCGGCGCCGCACACTTTAG
- a CDS encoding sugar ABC transporter ATP-binding protein, protein MPLIPASSAHDDVQPLVEMQDIDKSFPGVRALSKARFDLRPGEVHALMGENGAGKSTLMKILAGVYTRDAGEVRLDGQPVEITSPRQAQDMGIGIIHQELALMRDLTAAQNIFIGREPRRAFWLDERELNRRAQTIFDSMNLKLDPTVKVETLTIARQQMVEIAKALSYKSRVLIMDEPTAALNDAEIAELFAIINRLKAEGVGIVYISHKMDEIKRISDRVTIMRDGEFVGTVPAAETSIETIISMMVGRTLSNEKPVFPNTSAAPVALEVRNLNRGREIRDVSFSVRKGEILGFAGLMGAGRTEVARAIFGADRREGGEIWVNGNRVGISSPQDAVRAGIGYLSEDRKNFGLATGLDVRNNIALPSLSRFTGIGGVLNDGAIHDTAVQYIKQLAIKTPSDAQEARLLSGGNQQKVVIAKWLLRDCDILIFDEPTRGIDVGAKSEIYKLLNALAAEGKAIIMISSELPEVLRLSHRIAVMCEGRLTGTLPGGASQEEIMRLATLRPSAVAEPTPERRSA, encoded by the coding sequence ATGCCGCTTATCCCCGCCAGCTCGGCGCATGATGACGTGCAGCCGCTTGTCGAGATGCAGGATATCGACAAGTCGTTTCCAGGCGTTCGGGCGCTGTCGAAGGCCCGTTTCGATCTGCGCCCCGGTGAGGTTCATGCCCTGATGGGGGAGAACGGCGCGGGCAAGTCGACGCTGATGAAAATTTTGGCGGGCGTCTACACGCGGGATGCTGGCGAGGTCCGTCTCGATGGTCAGCCGGTGGAGATCACCAGCCCGCGCCAGGCCCAGGATATGGGGATCGGCATCATCCATCAGGAACTGGCGCTGATGCGCGACCTGACGGCGGCGCAGAACATTTTCATCGGCCGCGAACCGCGTCGGGCCTTCTGGCTCGATGAGCGCGAGCTCAATCGCCGGGCGCAGACGATCTTTGACTCGATGAACCTCAAGCTCGACCCGACGGTAAAGGTGGAAACCCTGACCATTGCCCGCCAGCAGATGGTCGAGATCGCCAAGGCGCTGAGCTACAAGTCGCGGGTGCTCATCATGGATGAGCCGACGGCTGCGCTCAACGATGCCGAGATTGCCGAACTGTTCGCCATCATCAATCGGCTCAAGGCCGAAGGCGTTGGCATCGTCTACATCTCGCACAAGATGGACGAGATCAAACGCATCTCGGACCGCGTCACCATCATGCGCGATGGCGAGTTTGTCGGGACAGTGCCGGCGGCGGAAACCTCCATCGAGACCATCATTTCGATGATGGTGGGGCGGACCCTCAGCAATGAAAAGCCGGTGTTCCCCAACACCTCGGCGGCGCCGGTGGCGCTCGAAGTGCGCAACCTCAACCGTGGCCGCGAAATCCGCGATGTCAGCTTTTCGGTGCGCAAAGGCGAGATCCTCGGCTTTGCCGGACTGATGGGGGCAGGGCGCACCGAAGTCGCCCGCGCCATCTTTGGCGCCGATCGACGCGAGGGCGGCGAGATCTGGGTCAATGGCAACCGCGTCGGCATCTCTTCGCCGCAGGATGCCGTGCGGGCCGGCATTGGTTATCTGTCCGAAGACCGCAAGAATTTCGGCCTCGCGACCGGGTTGGATGTCCGCAACAATATCGCGCTGCCCAGCCTGTCGCGGTTCACAGGGATTGGTGGCGTGCTCAATGATGGCGCCATCCACGACACCGCCGTCCAATACATCAAGCAGCTGGCCATCAAGACGCCAAGCGATGCGCAGGAAGCCCGGCTGCTGTCGGGCGGCAATCAGCAAAAGGTGGTCATTGCCAAATGGCTGCTGCGCGATTGCGATATCCTGATCTTTGACGAACCCACCCGCGGCATCGATGTCGGCGCCAAGTCAGAAATCTACAAACTGCTCAATGCACTGGCCGCCGAGGGCAAGGCGATCATCATGATCTCCTCGGAACTCCCGGAAGTGCTGCGCTTGTCGCACCGGATCGCCGTGATGTGCGAAGGGCGCCTGACCGGCACACTGCCCGGCGGCGCCTCGCAGGAAGAGATCATGCGGCTGGCCACCCTGCGCCCCAGCGCCGTTGCCGAACCAACCCCTGAACGGAGGTCAGCATGA
- a CDS encoding IclR family transcriptional regulator, whose translation MGEEPEDRYRAPALDKGLDILELLAATADGLSQAEIAKALDRSPNEIYRMLDRLVRRDYVRRTSEDRYEVTLKLFELAHQRPPLHRLVSQATPVLRGFALRAEQAVHLVVQDRNLLVVIAQFDSPGYWNVSIRIGSRISLVNTGSGHVFLAFASPEERKLMLEEQGLDGPEKMPKGLEARLVSIREQGYETMPSAQVSGVFNLTVPIFGPMGSVLAVITCPYTQRLDKYDAPDMQRALEMLRDAGREISQRSKG comes from the coding sequence ATGGGAGAGGAACCCGAAGACCGCTACCGCGCGCCGGCGCTGGACAAGGGGCTCGACATTCTCGAGCTGCTGGCAGCCACTGCGGATGGGCTGAGCCAAGCCGAGATTGCCAAGGCGCTCGACCGCTCGCCCAATGAAATTTACCGCATGCTCGACCGGCTAGTGCGCCGCGACTATGTGCGCCGCACCAGCGAGGATCGTTATGAGGTGACGCTCAAGCTGTTCGAGCTGGCGCATCAGCGGCCGCCGCTGCACCGACTGGTCAGCCAGGCGACGCCCGTGCTGCGCGGCTTTGCGTTACGAGCGGAGCAGGCGGTGCATCTGGTGGTGCAGGATCGAAATCTTTTGGTCGTCATCGCCCAGTTCGACAGTCCCGGCTACTGGAACGTCTCGATTCGCATCGGCTCCCGCATCAGTCTGGTCAATACCGGTTCAGGCCATGTGTTCCTGGCCTTCGCCTCGCCCGAGGAACGCAAGCTGATGCTGGAAGAACAAGGTCTGGACGGTCCCGAAAAAATGCCCAAGGGGTTGGAGGCTCGGCTCGTCAGCATTCGTGAGCAGGGCTACGAGACCATGCCCAGCGCCCAGGTCAGCGGCGTGTTCAACCTGACGGTGCCAATCTTTGGGCCAATGGGCAGTGTGCTTGCGGTTATCACTTGCCCTTACACGCAACGACTGGACAAATACGACGCGCCAGACATGCAGCGCGCTCTTGAGATGCTGCGCGATGCCGGGCGCGAGATTTCTCAACGTTCCAAAGGATAG